The Lytechinus pictus isolate F3 Inbred chromosome 8, Lp3.0, whole genome shotgun sequence nucleotide sequence CACATATCTATGCCATTctacataaaagaaaataacagtGAATGGAAATTATTGAATCGAAACATAATTAAGACCCATCTTAAGCACAATATGTGCATGTGGACCTATAGCTATCATTAGGTAGTTTTCCCATTTACGACGGGTTTAATTTTCAGTAAATCACCGCTTGTCCTCAGGGGATGTGTtaagaaagttttaaaaatcatataaatatttatttatttaattattcatttcaaaatatttattcaggataaaAACATGTATCAGCACAATGgctgttttacatcatggtcctgaAGGACAAAATATAATcagtaaaataaattcaatattcaTAATATTCTAGCAACAAAGCGAATATAATCACGAATAATCACGAATACTTTCacagtgaatttgaaaatgaagatcTTGCTCTGTCTATGCGCAATTAGAAATGTGAAAAGTCTTAGCATGCTTGACATAGCGTGATGTAGAATGTGCATAGATCATGTGAgtagaatagcacatcaatgaatttCATGAgtatatttgttgcatttctactccAATGTAGTAACTTTTTGCACTTTGCCTACTGATGTGTACCTATGGacgcattgctttttagtggatcgaTCCAATGAAAAGCACTTGAATAATCGTAGCTGCTATTGTTTCAAAATGCacaaactcctgcaaaaaaaatcaagaatctcATTGGATATTAATCCACTACGCCATCTGAGTTTAAATGACTTTCTTatatgcgcagaatggaaccaCAAACTCAAGTGGATAGTATGTTGAATTAACAGAGAGTGACACCCAGAAACAAAGACTCATgtacacataggcctatagctATATACTGGTGATGTAACTTATAATCCTTATAACGTCTATATCTTGGATaatctatgaaaaaaataccTTCAGTTTGGAACTTGTAAATAGGGGCATGGCCCGTCTTGCCAGCTTTTCTTCTGTTAAATTCTGATACCAATGCCCGGTAAGGATTGCGTACAAGTAGAATGGCACCAACCATGTGTGACGTCATGTTACCCCGGGCCATGTTATGTGTTTTCACTGTAAGAGTCGTTCCAATAAGGTGATCTTCCTTTTCACCTATAAAACCTGTTGTGGGATAGAATTCGTGAAAAGATTGTTCACAACTTACGGAATAGAATAGACAGTTTCGAAACCCAGATCAAGCCACATGGTTGATATGCATCTGCGCTCAAGATCGAGGGAGtccaacttaaaaaaaattgttctcagagggaaaagaaaaatgtagagaggtgaaagtttgaacaatatcggacaaacacgattcaaatttcttttattggtcaatgtatgcATACAATTAAAGATATTTGGTTTTCAATGGCTTTAACAATAGGGGTAAGTAAACACAAAGATGGAAATACAGTATATCATGACAATATTGAAAAACtgtacataaataaacaaaataataactttctgcaattttcctttaatacccttaaataaacataatgcatGTGTATGATGATAAAAGCTATAACACCCCCACCCCACCTCAATCCTACTATACATGGAATATAGTCATCATTAAATTTCGAAAACAATAAAACGAAAGAAATGGTAGATACATGTAAGAACattaagaaagaaataaagaaagtatGGGGACTTCTGCAAACTGGCCGCATTGTTCATGTCATATTAAGGGAATTAAGGACCACTATCTTCcagtatatatattgtataaaaatgcgatttattgtcattattaatatcatgtTTTTAATTTGCCGATTTTAAGGAAAAATGTCGGGATAATGTaagattttgtttaaaaaagtgTTCAATGTGAAatacattcccccccccctgttaTTCTATAGGGGAACTGGCAGCCAGCCGGTCATCACCCAACAGTAAGAAGGATGGATCCATATTTCATAAGAGCGGGTTTTACTATGAAAAAAAGTCAACAAGTTTGACAATCATACAATAGagttttcatataaaaaacGGGATGAGCTTAGGAAgatgggatgggggggggggggcacttccattgacgagtggataccatgcgcgaccatggggtctcgaaaagcaccgtaatcaagtattttccatattctgaaatacaccccttaacaagtattggcgtgtgaaaccctatacccttaacaagtgttgaaaacaaaacgatacccttggcaagtattccctgaattgaacccctgcCCCTCGGATAAGAGGCATGCCATGAGTACCTTGGTTGATGAGTGTCCTGCTATGATAAATGCTTCCTGTTGCAAATCCAGTTGATGTCTCTATGAGATGCCTAACCCATGTATTACCCGATCCTTGATAGCTAGCTAGAGCTATAGTTGGGAAGGTGTTCTTCGGCATGAGACGTGTGTCGTCACAACTCTCTATGATTGCACCTGTATTTAGAATGAGTACATACGAGAAGAATATAAGGGTTATCAGTGATGAATTTATGCCAAGGACCGGTGAACAAGCAACGAAAACGTCCCATGACCTATGTCCGAGCCTGACGTATGAGCAGAGTATGGGAGCGAACGGTTCAATTTCTAGCTAATTATACAAGATGCTGCATTTAAAACCTTAGGCTCTCAAGACAGAAAGTTATACGTGTAGTtcaattatcacaaaatttagATACGCAATAAATAATtgtgtgaattttcaaaatactcaaaataaaacgcttttattgaatatttttgtagATTAAATTAGCTTTTTCATTGTGAACGATGAGGTTGAGTTACCTTTCTGGTTAGATCCTGTGGTATGTTGTATTGTGTTTCCAATCGTATGTGTATCCCTGATATTGGTTTGAAGATCATCCTTAATGATGAAGAAAGTGAAGATGATTAGTCCAATAAATAACACGAAAAATATTGCACGCTCCTTGCTCCATATGTAATCCATTATTAGTCTCTATCTACACAAATCTAGTAGGAATTGATCTGCGTTAATTTCCTAAAGAATGCTTGGCCCACATCTTAAAGATTGAACGAAGAAATAAACATATGAATTACGGAAAACGCAGAAGATCTATATACACGTACGCATGCAGCGCTGATGACGAATCTATATTCTCATATACACAGCGAAAAACGTTACTCCATGGACAAAAGGTTTCCTATATACTCGTAAGTAAAAGTTGGTTGTACAAGAACGAAtgtattgattatattgattattaagGGGAGGGGCAAGGTGGaggttgagggggggggggggtagggaatGAAAGAAACTTTTCCCTGAAcaataataatgcaaatttaATTAGaccgatatatatatatatatatatatatatatatatatatatatatatatatatatatatatataaatggtattcattcaaattctcCACATATTGCAGTTAGATTGCATGTGGATTATAAAGTTAAAACATCTCTACATTCATTGATTACTTACAAACtaagtcattattttcatactcGATCTTCAGTTCTGTTATACAGGCTCCGAGACGaattgtaattgttttcttgagagggaataaaaaccattttttttttggttaactTATAATTTAGGCATATAACGTATCTCTAAAAGACAAGACCTTGAACGTCAATGTTTGATTTTAAGTCTGTTTTTGATGAACAACATTGTTACATcaacaaaattagatttcaacACCGAGTTTGAAATCCGCATTCAGGTTCAGTGTCACATCATGTGGGCACTGACGAAGTGTTACTTTAATATAAGCTTTCATTTATGAGAGCTACGCTCCTcgtaaaatctacgattttgtTTCTACGGTATTTTACTAAGCCATTTGTAATCATTTATTCcttatgccgaagcagactatttctctctctctctctctgtctatacCCATCATCGAAACCGTATGAATATGGCCTCTTTTCATGCTTTTCCAGGGATGGTTTTTGTACCACCTAAACTGTGATGCAGTCTGTTATTATCCAGTAAAATTCCAGCGAAGAAAATTTCTTTCAACGTGAGGTTTTTTTGCGACTTCATGCACCaaagttttgttttaaaatctCGATATTCTGGAAAAGAAACAGTAgaaaaatttgtatttattcaatAAACCGCAAATATGGTAGaccaaaggctgaattacattttttaagaCTCAACTCAATTATATCCAATTTGATTTACACATTTGAGGAATCATGTCTGGTACACTAGATACAACTAGAAAGGAGAGCAGGAGAGAAAGTGAAATAAGTATGAAAGAGAGAGGGTAGAGTGGATGATAGAGATAAATAACACACACCCCACCCTCCACACATACACCCTCACAAGGGCCTCCCTCACCCACCCCAGCACACATACTCACCCCCACACATACACCCAGCACTGCATACACCCGGCTCACTACACCCTCCCTCCCACATACGAGAaggcgcacacacacacaccccaaaCATACACCCTCACCCCCACACATATCTTCATCCCCGAACATACACCCTCACAAACACTCCctcaccccccacacacacaagaAAACGCACACACACCCCAAACATACACCCTCACCCTCACACATATCTTCATCCCCACAAAAAACCCTCACAAACActcccttacccccccccccccacacacaagAAAACGCAC carries:
- the LOC129266851 gene encoding sialate:O-sulfotransferase 1-like; the encoded protein is MDYIWSKERAIFFVLFIGLIIFTFFIIKDDLQTNIRDTHTIGNTIQHTTGSNQKGAIIESCDDTRLMPKNTFPTIALASYQGSGNTWVRHLIETSTGFATGSIYHSRTLINQGFIGEKEDHLIGTTLTVKTHNMARGNMTSHMVGAILLVRNPYRALVSEFNRRKAGKTGHAPIYKFQTEEWHRYVRRFSRSWIGLPEHLISSCHSPRNVCKSMIIVYYEQLKLHIADEMRRILDYLNVSIDEERLACTIANAEGKFHRQTSNTSLDPFTQEERTMIDGYVKSYLDLIDMWDLQKPPTSVISYPTDLHL